Proteins found in one Paenibacillus dendritiformis genomic segment:
- the rbsD gene encoding D-ribose pyranase, with protein sequence MKKGGVLHPQLNRILAETGHTDMLTICDRGFPVPLGVERVDLALTDDLPAVTDALRAIAGEFVIDCIIITEEMQAFSPERVALLKQLMPDVRWKVLPHVQFKQLCTESRAIIRTGDTTPYANLIIVSG encoded by the coding sequence ATGAAAAAAGGCGGAGTGCTTCATCCCCAACTGAACCGTATCCTGGCCGAGACGGGACATACCGATATGCTGACGATCTGCGATCGCGGATTCCCGGTACCGCTCGGAGTAGAGCGGGTCGATCTGGCCCTGACCGATGATCTGCCGGCCGTCACGGACGCGCTGCGGGCCATCGCCGGCGAATTCGTGATCGATTGCATTATCATTACCGAGGAAATGCAAGCCTTCAGTCCGGAGCGGGTCGCCCTGTTGAAGCAGTTGATGCCGGATGTGCGTTGGAAGGTGCTGCCGCACGTCCAGTTCAAGCAGCTGTGCACGGAATCGAGAGCGATCATCCGGACAGGGGATACGACCCCGTATGCGAATCTGATTATCGTATCCGGATGA